From the Prochlorococcus marinus str. AS9601 genome, the window AGTTTGAAAGCCAGGCAATCAGGAAATGTAAGCTATGAAGCTGTGAGTGCTTCAAAAAAAGAAAAACAAATTAATCAATTTACCAATAATAACTTCCCACTTCTTTCTAAGATAAAAAATTTAAATAATAACTCTAACAATTCAAGTCAGTATAGTCTGCCAAAAATAACTACCCCCTCATTTGATAATCTTTCAATAAAAATATCTGTTGGGCTATTATTTTTAATTTTGTTATTTATCAGTCCAGACTCTAATAATAGACTTTTACTCTCTATCTCAACATTAATACTTACCTATACTCAAATTAAATCAGGGAAAAGATTTATAGGTTCTCTGGGTTGGAGTGTTACCTTTCTCTCGATAGGATTAATATTTGGTGGATTGCTTGAAAATAATTCTTTCATTCAGGAAGTATCAAACAACTCTTTATCAATACAAAAAATTCAAAGTATTCCGGCCATGGTTATTTTATGGCTAGGCGTAATTTTTTTATGATTGATTTTCTATCATAGATTTAATTTCTTCAAAATTTATAAGATATTTATTTTTACAAAATTCACAAACCAACTCTGCTTTGCCATCTTTCTTGAGGATGTCCTC encodes:
- a CDS encoding CPP1-like family protein; the protein is MDSNSNKNNNEKSPYEILGVKEGAAFEDIQKARDIKVKEAGEDLILKAKIESSFDQLLMGSLKARQSGNVSYEAVSASKKEKQINQFTNNNFPLLSKIKNLNNNSNNSSQYSLPKITTPSFDNLSIKISVGLLFLILLFISPDSNNRLLLSISTLILTYTQIKSGKRFIGSLGWSVTFLSIGLIFGGLLENNSFIQEVSNNSLSIQKIQSIPAMVILWLGVIFL